In Meleagris gallopavo isolate NT-WF06-2002-E0010 breed Aviagen turkey brand Nicholas breeding stock chromosome 6, Turkey_5.1, whole genome shotgun sequence, the genomic stretch GGGTGTGTAAATTGCAAAATTTTCTGATTGGGCATTTATAAAAGACTGATACTTGTTTTGACAACTTAATTCAACTTTGAGTCCTGAACGAATTTTATAGGAttagtaataaatattttgtaagtGAATTAACTATTTGGTAATGCCAATAACTAAAGGTTGTAAATAACCAGTTTAAACAAGTAGATCTGTATAGGATAAATCAgtctttcctgttttttctttcatgccACCCTTTGTATATAAGGCAGCAAGCAAAAAGATGATCATGGAGACTAAATGggttgatttatttatttatttatttgttgcaCACTGCACATCATCTGGAAGTTGCTTCTTTCAAAGAGTAATTCACTTGGTTTCACTTGGATTTAACCCTCATATCTTAATGCTCCAGAGTCTAGAAGAGCACAGGATGAATTAAGATTAaaggttttaaaattatttcagggTTACCCAGGCACGCTAAAATGCTACAGTGCaaacagatgttttattttaaaacagaaagaaattgtctttgtttttccaaacattCTGAGCTATCTGTATTTCGGCcatgctttgctgctttttcttgtaTTATAATTAGGTAGAGATTCACTCTTTGTCACTGATCCACTTTTATCCATGTTCTTCCCCAACTTCTGGAGCATATTTCAGCAATACGGGTGGAAATAAGTCTTGCCTGAGAACTAACACATCAGTTACATAAGTATgtcactttttatttattttttaatgccatAAGGATGAAAAGCCTGGTGTTCTTAAAGCAGCTAGATGCATTCCTGTATTCTAAAGTATTCAACCAAAACAAATTTTATGAGAGGACTTTGATATGTAATTATAGGGAATAATAACGATGGTGGAATATGTGGTGGCTTTTTTGCTTCATAAAACTTTCTTTCATTATTGCATACTTTCTTCCAAATGTTTGAGAGAACTTTTATCTGAAGTATTTTGCTCCTGTTgtgcaactgaaataaaaatccattGATTTTTAAGGGTAGTCATAACTGTCTAGCAGGTCACAATCTTGGGACAAACATGAATAAAAGATTGGAATATTCTAACTGAAAGAGACTAAATTATTTTGAGAGGTGTGGGTAAGCTAGCAGCATGAGCAAATAGGAGTATCAGTAAAGTATtggaaaatatacatatttttgaGAACTTATTAAAGTTTTattaaagtaagaaaataacAGCTTATTCAATATGTTATGTTAACTAAGAAATAATACTTTGATTTCTTTATCATGTAATACTTGTGAAAAATAGGTTTGAGTGTTTCAGTGGTGAATTGGGTTCTGCTAGAGCTGTGCAGCTCTCTACAGAATGTTCCTCAGAACTTGTGCTGAGTTTACAAAAGGGGAATTAGGAAGAAGAATGAAGGCTTAGTGTCTGAAGTAGGTGTACAGGAAGTTGGAATGCTCAGATGCCTTGTAGAGAATTGTCTTACCTATACTTAATGTTTCGAAATGGGAAGGCAGCTAATGATTAAGACTACTGTTTGGTAAGGTGATAAATTTATCATAAGGAAGATTGAGTAACAACTTCTTGAAGATAGTAGCTTTGCTTGCATTTTGCAAAATCAGTATTAAAGCCATTCTCTATATTGGGATGCTATGCTCCAACTtaacttgctttttatttgagACAGTGGAGAAGCTATATCAGCAACAAATGTTCATAATTCAAGTAGGTAAATAACTGTGTTGGAACAAACAACAAGccaagagattattttttttaataattagtTTTAAATATAGAAGGATATGTTTTCCTTGCTGAGATTTGAGTAACAGCCAGTTAGGAATACTTCCTCCAGGTTCACTTGgaattttgttttggaagagaggagaaagaaaatatagaaaatactTCTCCAGTTTTTTGTACATCATTGCCTACCTGTGGAAGATTTAATCTTTGCTGTTAAATGCGTGCATAAAAACACAAGTCTTTGACTCAGAAGTGAGAACAACAGGGACCAATGCTTCTTCATCCACGtgaatgtgattatttttttttcctgaaagagtTTGCAACAAGAGGAGATATATGCTAAGAGTGTATTCCTTCAATATGTTCTTAGAAAAGATCTCTTAAATCTTAGCAGATGgatatttatgtatttgttttggaaattttgatttatttccatttgatAGATCTCTGGTGGCTTGCTCAAAGCAATCAGGAATTGTTAACAGTCAGAACTTCCCATTTTCCCATATATGCCATGCttagtattttcatttctaaaactaCAGTTGTTAACTAGAAAAGATATTAAAGCTTTGTATATCAAGATCTGTACTTCCTAATATGAGGAAATTGTATTGGATATGTGTGATAAAGGTGAAACAATAAATTGTATTTGCAAAGAACTTGTTATATTGATTGGGTTTTTCCTggttatctttttttttgtttgttttgcattgtttACTGTTGCTGACTTTTGAGTGTTGCTTAGTATCAGGGAAAAAATCTTGGTTATTTCTTGCATGTTATTGGTAAAATATCAAATAACAAGTCCGAACCCGTTGTGTTGTTATACTTTGATCTTGATATGTTATAAGGTAAGAGACTGTATCCTAGGGTGCATGAATGACGGGATGACGGGTggtcagcagggtgagggaggtgattgtctccaTCTGCcctgccctcatgaggccccacctgcagtacTGAGTCCAGCCCTAGGACTTCCAGTACAAGGATGCAGAGGTGTTGGAACAGCACTACAGGAGGGCTGTGAGAATGATCAGGGGGCTGGTGTAgctttcctatgaagaaaggttgagggagctggagaagagaaggctccaggtggaccttattgcagccttccaatacttgaggagagcttataagcaggagggaaatagactttttacacagtctgattgtgatagggcaaggggaaatggttataagttaaaagagggaaaatttagtTAGATattaggcagaaattctttactcagaaggtggCGAGGCACTGGAATAGCTTGTCCAAAGAAGCTGTGTgtgcaccatccctggaggtgttcagggccaggttggatgggacttcATGgaacctgatctggtgggagGTGTTCTTGTCTACAGCAGAGAGTAGAGCTAGGGAGCTAATGTCCCTTCTCCATTCCATctcaagccattttatgattaaGAGTCTGAAGTCTTGCAAGAAAAATCATAATTGGGCTTTAATGTTATAATTGAAAGTTTTAATGATTAGTTTTGGTATTGagaaagaagtgttttgtttatCGTAGATTTTTGTCTAGCTGACTTTTTACCTGTGAGGGTGACAGTACTTGGAGCCATTTGCTATAAATATTAGTACACTTATATGtactctgtgctgcagtggtgAACTAGGTTTTTCTTATTTGGCTTGTAAATCTAATGCCCCacattgttgttgttgttttttttttttttgtagccaGGTTGTTGACAGCAGAAACCACTGAATTCTGAATCCTGGAACCTGCTTTCAAGAACTTGAAACAAAGGACTTCTTTCTAATTTGGGCATGGCTAATCGTGGAGCAACAAGACCCAATGGGCCAAatgctggaaataaaatttgCCAATTCAAATTAGTACTTCTAGGAGAGTCTGCAGTTGGTAAATCAAGTTTGGTGCTTCGTTTTGTAAAAGGGCAGTTTCATGAGTTTCAAGAAAGTACAATTGGAGGtgagaaaattattctttttatttcacatttttattctttccattttctttccattgactGCCATGAATATTGAGGGAATTCCAGAATGGGTCGCTGACAGCAAGGATCAAATCTGAACTGAGGTCTGTAACTTATTATGAAAAGAACTGTAGGTGGCTCAAAGTTGTACCACACTTCGATGTCAAGCAGACAGAGTAAACATATGCTTGAACTGCATGGTTCTGGAAAGTGGACTTCATGTTCAATTTTGTTTGTGTGGGTGGGTATATGGCTTTTTGAGCTTTTGAGCTGTGCATGTGTATGTGCTATAGAGTTATGCTTTGTGCATAAAGCACTGAATAGCCATTCAAGTATTTTGGTGTTTTTGAGACAAAGAACTACATCTTTCAAAAAGGTTGTAGTGTAACTTATGCAAcctgtttttgcttttgaactGGGAGAACTCGTGTACATAAATGATTGTTGAAatgtaaaaatctgcaaaacttaaaaaaaaaaaaagccaacctaAATTTTNNNNNNNNNNNNNNNNNNNNNNNNNNNNNNNNNNNNNNNNNNNNNNNNNNNNNNNNNNNNNNNNNNNNNNNNNNNNNNNNNNNNNNNNNNNNNNNNNNNNaaaaaatgaaatgagaaaataaataatgtaagaATGCTgcatccttttttcttcccatggaTACTGTCCATAATGATGGCAGAAAGAATCATATGAATCTGTGGTGAAAGCACTGTTCAGAAAGACCAGAAGCAGTGAATTACAGTTATGAAATCacatctttcaaaaaatatttattgcattAAGTACCAGAATTATGACTGATGTCAATTTAAATTAATGCAGAGCTCAAACACTGGATTTATCAACTATCTTACTATGCCACAGGAGCAGCTGAATGTGAACCCCAGTGCTGGCTCCAGTCCTCAGTGATCAGCACAATAAAATTTGGAGATCCCTTAGACATTTCTTAGTGCCGTTCTTCTATGCCTTTACCAAGGTGGGATGCATTTGGGGCTGGAACCACAGGCTACTCTTCTCCCTTGCACATATCCCTCCTATACCTACCTTTCTATGGCTCAGTCTAGGCAGAGCTGGGTTTCAGCTCCAACTCCATTGGGGCTCAACATCTCCAATGCCCGCAGGTCAAGACTATGCTAAGCAGGGGCATTCCTGTTCTGGGGTTGCTTATGGCCTTGGGGCTGTCACTGTGTTCAGGGCATGGAAGTTGCCTCCCCCAGCAAGCAGCTGTGGGCTGAGCCAGGGCCTGCCTGGgttctccttctgcattgctgcagtgccagcagctctgAGTGATGGTTCTGGTTCGAGTGCCTGAACCACTAATTTCTGTCCCAAAGTTATTTTGTCTGTAAAGCCTCCTGTATGAgtcctgtaggcccccttcaggtactggaaagtCGCTATGAGGTCCCCCCGAGTGCCTTCTCCAGGTTGAGGAGCCACTACTTTCACAGCCTGTCCtcaggtgctccagccttctgatgATCTTCCTGGCCGTCCTCTGGTCCTGCTCCAATGTCCCTGTGATCCTGCTCCAATGTCCTTctgttgggggccccagaactggacacggtactccaggtgaggtctcacaagagcagagcagaggggcagaatccTCTACTACTCTATTGCTCCTCTGAGAAACACTGTTCCTGCCACTACTCGTACACACAACGGCTACCCATTATCTACTTGTTCCAGTTGTCTAGAGAAATATCCCACCGGCCTCTTCCAGGACCCAGTGTGTTCTTTTAGCACTTCCAGTACAATGCGATGCCTTTTGTACACACATCATTCAAAAGGCTTTTCCAAATTGGGAAGTGCTAGAGCAGCTTTCAATTGGATAAAAGCAGTTTGGCATTCTGAGTTCTGTTCCAAAAATTCTCCTTCTCCTTTAGCAGCTTAAGCACACAAAGGTTTCACAATCAGTCCATAATTCGGTATTCACCATCTACGCCATCCTGCCATACTTGACATAAGAAAGTGCGCCATTCCTGTTTTGGCTTTGGCTCTGGTTGCCTTTGCCTTCTTTCTCTCGATCTCCAAGTGTCGGTACCCTTGAGTGATGATAAAACATACATACTTCACAGGCTGTGATTTCTTCTTCAGTGAAGAAGAATTGTTTTGAATTGCATGTAATATACATAATATAGCTAATGTATGTAACCAACAGATTCTTCATACATTCCATTTGAGAATGTGTTTAGGTCAACTGATAACAGTGTCACAAATATTCCAAAACATCAACTATTTTTTCGGCACTCTTGAAACCCATTCTCAAATTCCTTAATCAAAACGGAAAACACGGgtgcatattttttgctgttcatgAGACTGTGTTTATCCAGTGTATCAAAATTCATAAAGCGATTTGCCATGATTTGAGTTAGCAATACGTTGCACCCTCCTCGGCTCCTGGTTGCAGCCCAGCCAGTACTGATTGCACACCAGTGTTTGGTCACAGGTGAACAGTTAGTGCTCTGAATGAAAGACCTCCCAGGCTTTTATGACTACCTGCTCTGTACGTCTATATCACCTTCCAATATTCTTCAAAATatccattctgtttttcttcactgcCAAAATGAACATGACGAACTAATAGCCGTAAGCAGACATAGACAATGGGAGTCTTCTGCAATACTACTGGGCatttatatttgcatttaattcaTGGATTCTTAACAGAGGCTACTTCACGACAACACATCAGATCCTACACCACAACTAAGTATCTTAATGTAAAGCAGCTACATGCatggattttaaacacaacaagTAACTTATCCTAGCCAGTTCTTTGCTAACATTTTGCTGACAAGAACTTACGGAACATTCAAAACAGTGCTGGAAGTCATTCAATGATAATCATCTCAAAATGTCTTAACATTAActcaagaaaaattaagaaacaaaataaagggTCTATACCCAAAGTATTATGAGTTACagttcaaggagaaaaaaaaaaaagagagaaaataaagaacgTAAGAATGCTACatcctcttttcttcccacaGATACTAAGCGTAATGATGGCAGAAATAATCATACAAATCCGTGGTGAGAACACTATTCAGAAAGACCTTAAACAGTGAATTCCAGATATGTAAGCACATCTGtgtaaaaacaatcaaaatagGCAATTGCCAGCAATCTTAACTtactgggaagaaaagaataataaagtCTTTAATCCTTTTAAGACATATATTGATGTTACTCACCCAGCACGTATCAAGGCAAAGTTATGTTTGCTGTATTACATAGATTTCCATGGAACTTGGTCGACCAGATCTTTCAGGATCCCAAAAACAAACCATTGCACAGAGGCACTGTTCCGTTTGACAACAGTAAAGAGAATAACTGAGTCCAGCAGCTGCTTCACACAGCACAAGTCACAGCCAAGAGTGGCACATGAACTGTAGGCATATCTATGTTAATATTCACATGTAGAAattgcaaaacagaaatataaaattagTAACAAATAACTTTGCACATTCAAAGCTTCAGTCCTAACTTAAACAGGTGCTTTCCACTACAGAAATTCAGTATTCTTGGCACTGCtttggaggagaagaaaaattttacAGGAAGGAACGTCTTACAACTCTGTCGCTGGAAAAACAACATGTTTactctaaaataaaatcaaaaggaGTTCAACTCATTTAACGGAACCaattaaaattcattatttattaaatactCTGTTCCTTGGATGAAACAGAGGTGAAAGGTTCCTTGTGTGAAAAGGGATGGAGAAAGAGTGTGTGCATCAACGTCAGAATGTGCTGGGTCTTTTAGCCACTGTCTGGTTTTACAAAAGTTCTAAGAATATTTGACCAAATAGGTTTAGAGCACACGGACGTTATATTGTCTTTTAACCTAAATACTTGACTTTATCAAGATTTCCTGCTTATTTGTTCTAAGAACTCTAAGATAAGTTCCTTGCAGTCTCTCTGATCTTATAACATAGCTACTACAGTAAATACAAACAACAGCTAAATTTGAGCTTTTGTTCCTAGCACAATTTTTAAGTCATAGTGAAGGTTGCTTTGCTCCTTTTCAAGAAAACTTTGCCTTGGACATAGCCCACAGGAACCAACAGAAATCATGAACACAGATTGCAGCTCTGAAGCTTATGAACATGAATtcacacaaaaatgaaataaaatcatctccACTGCATGCCCAAAGCACTGAACGAGAGGAAACAAGGATTGGGAAATCGCACAGGGTTAACTGGCTGTGCCACAGCAATTAAGTCCTCCCAAGGTCTCGTATGTGTATTCAACAAGTAGaatttgctgctctgtgcagctatAATCCTTTACAGCATGCGTGTCCAACCCTCTGGCTTGCCTGAGCCATATGGAGTGAAGAAGTATGGTCTTCAATCGCATATGAAATACACATTATAGTTCggttacagaagaaaaagactgttgtgatttttaaatcgtttttattaaaacattccGCTTGTGTCAGGAGTGTGCGTGTGTCACGTagttcctgcagcagcacaaaaaaGCCTGTTTCCACCAGGGCTGCAATCAGGGAGAAGCCCAGCCCTCAccctgtgggcacagcagcGCTCAGCAGCGCCAAGTCCCACTCCCCCTAACTGCACTTCTGAGGCAGGGACAGACCCTGAGCACGGCCAGTctctgctgccagtgcccccGCTGCAGAAACAAGATCCCCACATTGAGCGCCATCAGACACGCACAACATGGGGATGTCAACCCCACTCGGGCTGGTGTCCTCCTGCTCTGGAAGGCCTGGCCCTTTGCTGTCCATGAGCGCTGTGCCGAGATGGAAGAGCAAGGCTGCCCTAGGGTGGTtccagggctgcagccctgcccaaGGGACAGCTCCACTGGCACAGGGATCATTGGCAACAGGGTGAAGGGAAGCGatccttcctgctgcagcatggcCAACACCCGGCCCCTCAGCCTGCACAGAGCCGACGCCTTCCTGCTTGGGTGCCGAGGACCCCCAGCTTCAACCCCCGGGTGGTGACTCTGTCACAGTGGGTGGCAGGGAGCGGCCACTGTGACccatggggctgtgagcagaaCAAAGACTGCCAAGCTCACGCCTTGCGTCAGTGTGACTTGGTGAGGTGCGGagagggcagggaggaagggGCTGCCTGAGGCTGATAGCGGGAGGAAGGCTCCCACCCCTCCGTGCCCTGTGCGGTAAACTCACCCTTGTCCTGCTTCTCCCTCAGAGTTGGCAGAGGAGTGTGCAGAGGAGAAAGCCCAGCGTTGCCGGAGCAGAACTCTGCAAGTGCTCGCTGTCGATGTGCGCCATGTGCTCAAGGAGGCAGGAGGCCCCCACCTTGAGGGAGCCAGGTGAGAGTCAAGCGTCCCTACGCACAGCTCCCCATCACCAGGCAAAGGGGTGTTGGGGCTCTGCCTGTGGCTGAGAGGGCAGACACGGTGGGCAGGGACTCCCCAGCCACCTCGGCCAGGGCCCCTCTGCTCCTTGGCCAGGGGGGCCCCACTTGGGCCgtggctgcctgcagggacTGGCTGGCCTGCAATACCCCCTTCCCCTGCACAGCCTCCAGTCCTGCCCCTCGTCCAGCAGGGCAGGCACAGAACAGGCCCCTGGGGACAGCCCTCAGGGACAGCTGGCCCTGCACCGTACTCACCGCTTTTGCTCTCTCCTCTCCAGCGTGCATGCTGTGCGGCCAGACAGATGCTGACCCAGACATCTGTGGGCTCAAGCAGCTGGACTTTGGGATATGTGCCCATGCTTTCTGTATGGTGAGTGGCCCTGGGGCTCCTTCCTTTCACCTTCCTCCAAGCAAtggttccttccttcctgtcctCACACGATcctgcttttttctctgaacAGGCATTTTCCAACGGCCTTTTCCAGCAGGCAACTATAGTGAACAGGACTGCAGAGGTGTCCCCTGAAGACGTCCAACGCATAATCcaggaggcagagcagaaggtgAGGACCTGACCAGAGCAGGCTGGTTTGTGCCAAGAGAGGCTCCTCAAGCTTAGCCCGGTCCCGAGGAAGCAATCCCGGCCCTTCCAGCCAGCTCCAGTGCCTGCATCCTCTGTCCCGAGCCCTGCCCACAGGTGCGGGGCCAGCCACAAAGGCGCTGAGCCTGTTCCTGatggcactgctctgctccttccagcactgcttcatCTGTGGCGAAATGGGGGCCCCCATCACCTGTGCAGAGACGGGCTGTGAAGACAGTTTCCATCTGCCCTGCGCCCGAGTGGGTGAATGTGTCACCCAGTACTTTGGAGACTACAGGTAAGGGCTGCCAGGCCTCGCCTGTGAGCGTGCAACCCCTGCTGGCAATACCAGCCAAGGAAGCGAGGAACCTGCCGTGACACCTCTCACTAGCCTGCAGAGCCAAGGCCCGGGGCTCCCTCCCgttcctctgccctcctcacAGCTCTTCTCACCTTGCCTATCCCTTCCGTCTTCCCCCAGTTCATTCTGCCAGAAACACAGCCCTAAGCAGGCTGCGGAGGTGACTCCAGAGCAGAACACCAACTGCATTATCTGCATGGAGCCCGTGGAGGACAAGAAGTCCTACAGCACCCTGGTGTGCCCAGCCTGCAAACACGCCTGGTTCCACCGGGCCTGTATCCAGGTAGAAGCCCTCCCTTTAACCAACAGGCAAGCTGCAGCAGGCAATCAGCAGCACCTGAGCCTGCTCCCGCTCCCACTGACTGTGTTTCTGCTACAGGGACAGGCCATCCGTGCGGGCGTTAACTGCTTTCAGTGTCCCCTCTGCAGAGATGCGGATGCCTTTCTATCTGACATGCTCATCATGGGCATCCGAATCCCACTCAGGTTGGTGTTTTTCTGCCGGCTCTCGAGACACAAGGGCACAAGAGCTGCCCTGCCCAGGGACTGCTCCGGCAGGCCTGGCTCTTTGCTGCCCATGACTCCAGGCTGCCCTCAGCTTCAAGGAGAAGCTGGAAATGGGCTTGGAGAGGaagagcagggctgctctggtCCAGGGGCAGCGGGAGCTCAttgcattttctcctttctctggcAGTGGACCAATGTGGGAGGACGGCAATGCATACGCATCGCTGGGATTGAGACACGGGCGCTGTGATGCCACCGAGTGCCTTTGCCCACAAGGCAGGGAAcaggcagagggagaggggTGAGTTACCTCAGCAGCCCTCAGGGGCTACGCGTGGGATCTCAGCCTCACCACAAGCACTCCTTGGCTTGATGCACTTTGTCCTCACAGCCACAACCCCTTTGTTTCCCCAGGCCCTGGGAGCTCTTCctgtgcagctcctgtgctgcgGAAGGCACTCACCGgtgctgctcccacctgagTAACAACGCAGACGAGTGGGAGTGCAAAGCCTGTGCTGGCGTGGGCACCGGTAAGAGGCAAATAGCCATGGGGGGGCAGGCAAggcctggcagtgggtgcacGAGGCAGCCTTGCCAAAGTCTCTCTGGCTCAAGATGAAGGGCTGGAGGCCTGTCCCGCTGACCTTCCTGCCTCCCCTTACAGCCTCCAGTGTCAACTCAGAGGTCACCGGCCCCAACACCGCCAGCCAGCATGGACTGCTGCCATCCAACAGTTCCACAGCAcctgagagcagcagctccagcactgccagccaggCAGCATCAGGGCCTGGTCACAGTTCCCAGGTGCCTGACAGCGGCAGCCAGTCCAGCCAGCCTGGGACAGGCCAAAGGGATGAAGACATCTACAGTCATCCCCAACGTTGCCGTGCTGCGGCTCCATCGGGTGCAGCTGAGAGATGCATCCCAACATCTTCCAGTCAGAGGGCATCACGGTCCTCAAGGGCTTCCCAAGCAGTTGGCAGCCGCAGGTCCAGACAGGGAGAGCGGACTCGGACGCGAAGCCGCTCCCCAATACAATCTCAGGCGCCACGTTCCAACCGCCATCCCCAAAGGTGCTCTGGGAGGAGCCACACACCAGCTCCAAGGGCTGAGAGTGGCTCCCAGCGCTACAGCAGACGGGGAGCACTGGGATCATCAGGGGATTCCCCAGCGGCTGATCGAAGAAGCCAGCGCAGGCAGCCAGTGCAGGCCCAGACACGAAGCCGTTCCCCTGTGGAACGTTGGCCTGCAGAATCCCGGGGCCAGCTCCAAAGACACCGCAGGAGCCAGTCCAGGCGACGAGGGCCAGCCCAGGTGCAAAGCCGCTCCTGGGTACGTCGGGCCGAGAATCCCCGCAGCCGGCCCCAACGAAGCCGCAGGACTAGCCGGATGTGAGCCCCGAGTGCTGGCTCATTTTGCTGACAAGAACTTATGGAACATTCAAAACAGTGCTAGATGTCATTCCATTCAATGATAATAATCtcaaaaatgtcttaaaataaactcaaaaaagtaaaaaaaaaattgcctatGCCTAAATTATTATGAGTTAtagttcaagaggaaaaaaatgaaatgagaaaataaataatgtaagaATGCTgcatccttttttcttcccatggaTACCGTCCATAATGATGGCAGAAAGAATCATATGAATCTGTGGTGAAAGCACTGTTCAGAAAGACCAGAAGCAGT encodes the following:
- the LOC104911518 gene encoding PHD finger protein 7-like isoform X1; protein product: MCAMCSRRQEAPTLREPACMLCGQTDADPDICGLKQLDFGICAHAFCMAFSNGLFQQATIVNRTAEVSPEDVQRIIQEAEQKHCFICGEMGAPITCAETGCEDSFHLPCARVGECVTQYFGDYSSFCQKHSPKQAAEVTPEQNTNCIICMEPVEDKKSYSTLVCPACKHAWFHRACIQVEALPLTNRQAAAGNQQHLSLLPLPLTVFLLQGQAIRAGVNCFQCPLCRDADAFLSDMLIMGIRIPLSGPMWEDGNAYASLGLRHGRCDATECLCPQGREQAEGEGPWELFLCSSCAAEGTHRCCSHLSNNADEWECKACAGVGTASSVNSEVTGPNTASQHGLLPSNSSTAPESSSSSTASQAASGPGHSSQVPDSGSQSSQPGTGQRDEDIYSHPQRCRAAAPSGAAERCIPTSSSQRASRSSRASQAVGSRRSRQGERTRTRSRSPIQSQAPRSNRHPQRCSGRSHTPAPRAESGSQRYSRRGALGSSGDSPAADRRSQRRQPVQAQTRSRSPVERWPAESRGQLQRHRRSQSRRRGPAQVQSRSWVRRAENPRSRPQRSRRTSRM
- the LOC104911518 gene encoding PHD finger protein 7-like isoform X2, with the protein product MCAMCSRRQEAPTLREPACMLCGQTDADPDICGLKQLDFGICAHAFCMAFSNGLFQQATIVNRTAEVSPEDVQRIIQEAEQKHCFICGEMGAPITCAETGCEDSFHLPCARVGECVTQYFGDYSSFCQKHSPKQAAEVTPEQNTNCIICMEPVEDKKSYSTLVCPACKHAWFHRACIQGQAIRAGVNCFQCPLCRDADAFLSDMLIMGIRIPLSGPMWEDGNAYASLGLRHGRCDATECLCPQGREQAEGEGPWELFLCSSCAAEGTHRCCSHLSNNADEWECKACAGVGTASSVNSEVTGPNTASQHGLLPSNSSTAPESSSSSTASQAASGPGHSSQVPDSGSQSSQPGTGQRDEDIYSHPQRCRAAAPSGAAERCIPTSSSQRASRSSRASQAVGSRRSRQGERTRTRSRSPIQSQAPRSNRHPQRCSGRSHTPAPRAESGSQRYSRRGALGSSGDSPAADRRSQRRQPVQAQTRSRSPVERWPAESRGQLQRHRRSQSRRRGPAQVQSRSWVRRAENPRSRPQRSRRTSRM